A region of Lujinxingia sediminis DNA encodes the following proteins:
- a CDS encoding tryptophan 2,3-dioxygenase, translating to MSDEKTRSGCPFTQGDLGGEDLAPAGERLTYNSYLKVPQLLELQNFESSPPAHDELLFIIIHQAYELWFKLILFELDQVAEEMEKGAVHEAWRLLQRVLKIETLLVQQIHVLETMTPSDFLKFRQALNPASGFQSIQFREVEFLTGIRDTSVMQHIDQTDHDHRRLTARLSEPSLRTRFYKLLQREGFDVVVPEEGEVLEGARREQTMAALEPLYREPKERFHLYTLAESLVEHDQNILLWRFHHVRVVERLIGTKPGTGGSSGVEYLSSTLKKRAYPILWEVRGRLYDDGVYGMG from the coding sequence GCCGGGGAACGACTGACGTATAATTCTTATCTTAAGGTGCCGCAGCTTCTGGAGCTGCAGAACTTTGAATCAAGCCCGCCGGCGCATGATGAGCTGCTCTTTATCATCATCCACCAGGCCTACGAGCTGTGGTTTAAGCTCATTCTTTTTGAGCTCGATCAGGTCGCCGAGGAGATGGAGAAGGGCGCTGTCCATGAGGCCTGGCGGCTGCTGCAGCGGGTTCTGAAGATCGAGACGTTGCTCGTGCAGCAGATCCATGTGCTGGAGACGATGACGCCGAGCGATTTTCTGAAATTTCGTCAGGCGCTAAATCCGGCCAGCGGGTTTCAGTCGATTCAGTTTCGGGAAGTTGAGTTTTTGACCGGGATCCGGGACACCTCGGTGATGCAACATATTGATCAGACCGATCACGATCATCGTCGGTTGACCGCGCGACTGTCCGAACCCTCGCTGCGCACGCGTTTCTACAAGCTGCTGCAACGGGAAGGTTTTGACGTGGTGGTGCCCGAGGAGGGCGAGGTGTTGGAAGGGGCTCGCCGCGAGCAGACGATGGCGGCGCTGGAGCCGCTCTACCGAGAGCCTAAGGAACGGTTTCATCTGTATACCCTGGCCGAGTCACTGGTGGAGCATGACCAGAATATATTGCTCTGGCGCTTTCATCACGTGCGGGTTGTGGAGCGGCTGATCGGGACGAAGCCGGGTACCGGAGGTTCAAGCGGGGTGGAGTATTTGAGCTCGACGCTGAAGAAGCGCGCCTATCCCATCTTGTGGGAAGTACGGGGACGTCTTTATGACGATGGCGTCTACGGTATGGGCTGA